One Ferrovum sp. PN-J185 genomic region harbors:
- a CDS encoding RidA family protein, with protein sequence MTKSIISTPHAPAAIGTYSQAVRCDDTVYLSGQIGLDPKTMLLAEGIDNQIIQVLNNLKAVAEAAGGSMNDFVRLTVYLTDLSHFAKVNDYMSQYFAQPYPARAAVGIASLPRQALVEIDGIMVIS encoded by the coding sequence ATGACTAAAAGTATTATCAGTACTCCACACGCTCCTGCCGCAATAGGCACTTACTCTCAGGCCGTTCGCTGTGATGACACAGTTTACCTATCAGGCCAAATTGGGCTTGATCCAAAAACCATGTTGCTTGCTGAAGGCATTGATAACCAGATTATTCAAGTACTGAATAATTTAAAGGCGGTAGCAGAAGCTGCTGGCGGGAGTATGAACGATTTTGTTAGACTTACTGTATATCTCACAGATTTGAGTCATTTTGCAAAAGTGAATGACTATATGTCTCAGTATTTTGCTCAACCTTATCCGGCACGAGCAGCTGTAGGTATCGCTTCTCTACCACGGCAAGCACTCGTAGAAATAGATGGGATAATGGTTATCAGTTAA
- the recG gene encoding ATP-dependent DNA helicase RecG, translated as MTDQLVDLKLNEKTIKLLNKLGISRVTDLILHFPYRYSDETKITLIHDIPMNEECLIEGEVIASEVLYRPRKMLIIKVQDDSGVITCRFLNFYGSQVSQLSKGKRFRFFGEAKQGYLGLEMIHPKYHVASPLKELSSTLTPIYPTVAGLTQPTIKKAIDLAMKSLSLEDTLPESVVHKLHLPCFVDAVKTLHYPEPTVDIHALSNKNHPAWQRIIFDELLAQQISTRINYHKREKRLAPRLTGNKSFLTDFINHLSFTLTRAQIRVLQEITSDLKRTYPMHRLLQGDVGSGKTIVATISCLHTVHSGFQAALMAPTEILAEQHFIKIERWLSPLGIRTQWLTGSMKKKEKDIAHEKIKNHEVDLIIGTHALIQQEVEFAKLGLAVIDEQHRFGVEQRLALRLKATENKSLEPHLLMMTATPIPRTLSMSYFADLDVSIINELPQGRQPIITKLIESRRRDEVILRIREICLSGNQAYWVCPLIEESETLQLETALDTFHYIQNHFPDLQVGLVHGKMDRFEKQAIMDLFYKNEIHVLVATTVIEVGVDVPNATMIVIEHAERMGLAQLHQLRGRVGRGADQSMCILLYHGPLNETAKKRLKIIYETTDGFELARQDLLIRGPGELLGAKQSGVPGFRYASLEQHEDLLAPVQQIADEMISDYPIMATNHVSRWYSQPKDYLKA; from the coding sequence ATGACCGATCAGTTAGTTGATCTGAAACTGAATGAAAAGACAATCAAGCTATTAAATAAGCTTGGTATTTCTAGAGTTACTGATCTTATATTACATTTTCCTTATCGCTATAGCGATGAAACAAAAATCACTTTAATTCATGATATTCCCATGAATGAGGAATGTCTTATTGAAGGGGAAGTGATCGCAAGTGAAGTACTATACCGCCCACGTAAAATGCTGATCATAAAAGTGCAAGATGACAGCGGTGTAATAACCTGTCGTTTTTTAAACTTTTATGGCAGCCAAGTCAGTCAGTTATCAAAAGGGAAACGTTTTCGTTTTTTTGGTGAAGCCAAACAAGGTTACTTAGGTTTGGAAATGATTCATCCAAAATATCACGTAGCAAGTCCCCTTAAAGAATTATCCTCCACTCTTACCCCTATATACCCCACTGTGGCTGGGTTAACACAACCAACAATAAAAAAAGCTATTGACCTTGCTATGAAATCTCTGTCATTGGAGGATACTTTGCCAGAATCAGTAGTTCATAAATTGCACTTACCTTGCTTTGTCGATGCAGTTAAAACACTACATTATCCAGAACCCACAGTGGATATTCACGCACTGAGCAACAAAAACCATCCTGCATGGCAGAGAATCATCTTTGATGAACTATTGGCACAACAAATTTCGACGCGTATTAATTATCATAAAAGAGAAAAAAGACTAGCGCCGCGCTTAACAGGCAATAAAAGCTTTTTAACTGATTTTATTAATCATCTTAGTTTCACATTAACTAGAGCACAAATAAGAGTGCTACAAGAGATCACTTCCGATCTCAAGCGTACTTATCCCATGCATCGTTTGTTGCAAGGCGATGTAGGTAGTGGAAAAACAATTGTAGCCACAATAAGTTGTTTACATACGGTTCATTCAGGCTTTCAGGCGGCACTGATGGCTCCCACTGAAATTCTTGCTGAGCAACACTTTATTAAAATTGAACGTTGGCTCAGTCCACTTGGTATTCGTACGCAGTGGTTAACTGGTAGCATGAAGAAGAAAGAAAAAGATATTGCCCATGAGAAAATCAAGAATCATGAGGTAGATCTGATAATTGGTACACATGCACTCATACAACAGGAAGTTGAATTCGCCAAACTCGGCCTTGCTGTGATTGATGAACAACATCGATTTGGTGTAGAACAAAGACTTGCTTTACGTCTTAAAGCCACAGAAAACAAAAGTCTTGAACCACATTTATTAATGATGACCGCAACACCTATACCTAGAACATTAAGTATGAGCTATTTTGCAGATCTTGATGTATCGATTATTAATGAACTGCCTCAAGGACGTCAGCCGATAATTACAAAACTCATTGAAAGTCGTAGACGTGATGAGGTAATACTACGAATTAGAGAGATTTGTTTATCGGGTAATCAAGCTTATTGGGTTTGTCCTTTAATCGAAGAATCAGAAACCCTACAACTTGAAACTGCATTAGATACCTTTCACTATATTCAAAACCATTTTCCTGACCTACAAGTTGGGTTAGTCCACGGCAAAATGGATCGCTTTGAAAAACAAGCTATCATGGATTTATTTTATAAAAATGAAATCCACGTACTTGTAGCAACAACCGTAATTGAAGTAGGCGTTGATGTACCCAATGCCACAATGATTGTTATTGAACATGCTGAAAGAATGGGGCTTGCACAATTGCACCAATTAAGAGGTCGTGTGGGTAGAGGAGCGGATCAAAGTATGTGCATTTTACTGTATCATGGCCCCCTCAATGAGACGGCTAAAAAACGTCTAAAGATTATTTATGAAACTACCGATGGGTTTGAGCTTGCCAGACAAGACTTACTAATCCGTGGTCCTGGTGAATTATTAGGTGCCAAACAAAGTGGGGTACCCGGGTTTAGATATGCCAGCCTTGAACAACATGAGGATTTGTTGGCGCCGGTTCAACAAATTGCAGATGAAATGATCAGTGACTATCCTATAATGGCTACGAATCATGTTTCACGTTGGTATAGTCAGCCAAAAGATTATCTAAAAGCCTAA
- the ubiA gene encoding 4-hydroxybenzoate octaprenyltransferase translates to MNLSNYIKLMRLDKPIGILLLLWPTLWAVWIASHAHPTIHILLVFIFGTILMRSAGCVINDVADRNYDRHVKRTENRPITSGAVSVKEALVLTFLLSLASFFLVLTCNNLTIILSVIAAFLAASYPFTKRFLSIPQAYLGIAFGFGIPMAFAAQLNFIPPVAYLLLVANIFWAIAYDTEYAMVDRDDDIHLGIHSSALLFGRYDVLAIMLCYLITLLLLAVAGYLLHFGIVYFAALVIAGLIATYHYLLIRLRDRQSCFKAFLHNNWFGGVIFLGIWLEFALH, encoded by the coding sequence ATGAATTTGTCTAATTATATAAAATTAATGAGGCTCGATAAGCCTATTGGTATTTTGTTGTTACTCTGGCCAACACTATGGGCTGTATGGATTGCAAGCCATGCCCATCCAACTATACACATACTGCTGGTGTTTATTTTCGGTACTATTCTAATGCGCTCTGCAGGATGTGTAATCAATGATGTAGCTGACAGAAATTATGATCGCCATGTAAAGCGTACTGAAAATAGACCTATAACAAGCGGCGCCGTATCAGTAAAAGAAGCATTAGTCTTAACTTTTTTATTAAGCTTAGCTTCTTTTTTCCTCGTTCTTACTTGTAATAATTTAACAATAATTTTATCGGTTATTGCTGCTTTTCTTGCGGCCTCTTATCCTTTTACCAAACGTTTTTTATCTATTCCCCAAGCTTATCTTGGTATTGCTTTTGGCTTCGGTATTCCCATGGCATTTGCAGCACAACTTAACTTTATTCCCCCTGTTGCCTATCTACTACTAGTAGCTAATATATTTTGGGCTATTGCTTATGATACTGAATACGCCATGGTGGACCGCGATGATGATATTCATCTAGGTATTCATTCGTCAGCGTTGTTGTTTGGTAGATATGATGTATTAGCTATTATGTTGTGCTATCTGATTACCTTGCTATTATTAGCTGTTGCTGGATATCTTTTACATTTTGGCATAGTGTATTTTGCTGCATTAGTCATAGCAGGCTTGATCGCTACTTACCACTATTTGTTAATTAGATTAAGAGATAGACAAAGTTGCTTTAAAGCATTTTTGCATAACAACTGGTTTGGTGGTGTGATCTTTTTAGGAATATGGCTTGAATTTGCTCTACATTAG